In a single window of the Pontibacter russatus genome:
- a CDS encoding cold-shock protein, whose protein sequence is MKTGKVKFFIESKGFGFITEDETNEDFFVHASGLNGVEIQQHDRVAFDTQEGKKGINAVNVKRI, encoded by the coding sequence ATGAAGACAGGAAAAGTAAAGTTTTTTATTGAGTCAAAGGGTTTTGGTTTTATAACTGAAGACGAGACAAACGAGGATTTCTTTGTGCATGCAAGCGGCCTGAACGGCGTGGAGATTCAGCAGCACGACCGCGTAGCTTTTGATACGCAGGAAGGCAAAAAAGGAATCAACGCGGTAAACGTGAAGAGAATCTAA
- the purH gene encoding bifunctional phosphoribosylaminoimidazolecarboxamide formyltransferase/IMP cyclohydrolase, which yields MQPVKIKSALISVYYKDRLEPLVELLKQHNVTIYSTGGTQTFLEEQGAKVVAVEDLTAYPSIFGGRVKTLHPKVFGGILHRRDNESDLSEREKFEIPPIDLVVVDLYPFEETVVSGASEADVIEKIDIGGISLIRAAAKNFKDVLIVSSRDQYGEVVELLQTKDGATDIEDRKRFAAKAFDVSSHYDTHIFNYMNSGEENPVFKQSLRQSTPLRYGENPHQKGTFYGRLEDLFEQLNGKQLSYNNLVDVDAAVALGAEFEEPTVAILKHTNACGCATADTIKEAYLLALSSDPVSAFGGVIIANRTIDLGTAEELNKLFFEVLIAPEYDADALEVLRSKKNRILLKQKEVELPKKLFKTLLNGVIEQDKDLATETEADFKTATKREPTAQEKKALVFAAKVCKHTKSNTIVLATDKMMYASGVGQTSRVDALRQAIEKARSFGFDLSQTVMASDAFFPFPDCVEIADQAGIKAVVQPGGSIKDQDSIAYCDAHNMAMVMTGVRHFKH from the coding sequence ATGCAACCCGTTAAAATCAAATCCGCACTCATCTCTGTTTATTATAAAGACCGCCTGGAGCCGCTGGTGGAGCTTCTGAAGCAGCACAACGTGACCATCTACTCCACGGGCGGCACGCAGACCTTCCTGGAAGAGCAGGGCGCCAAAGTGGTGGCCGTGGAGGACCTGACCGCGTACCCGTCTATCTTCGGGGGCCGGGTGAAGACGCTGCACCCGAAAGTGTTCGGCGGCATCCTGCACCGCCGCGACAACGAAAGCGACCTTTCTGAGAGAGAGAAGTTCGAGATCCCGCCCATCGACCTGGTGGTGGTGGATTTATATCCCTTTGAGGAAACGGTGGTCTCCGGCGCTTCGGAGGCAGACGTCATTGAGAAGATCGACATCGGCGGCATCTCCCTGATCCGGGCGGCGGCCAAGAATTTCAAGGATGTGCTGATTGTCTCGTCGCGCGACCAGTACGGCGAGGTGGTGGAACTGCTGCAGACCAAGGACGGCGCCACGGATATAGAAGACCGCAAGCGCTTCGCGGCCAAAGCCTTTGACGTCTCCTCGCACTACGACACGCACATTTTCAACTACATGAACTCGGGCGAAGAGAACCCTGTGTTCAAGCAGAGCCTGCGCCAGAGCACGCCGCTGCGCTACGGCGAGAACCCGCACCAGAAAGGCACTTTCTACGGCAGGCTGGAAGACCTCTTCGAGCAACTGAACGGCAAGCAGCTGTCCTACAACAACCTGGTGGACGTGGATGCCGCCGTGGCCCTGGGTGCCGAGTTTGAGGAACCGACCGTGGCAATCCTGAAGCACACCAACGCCTGCGGCTGCGCCACCGCCGACACCATCAAGGAAGCCTACCTGCTGGCGCTCTCGTCTGACCCGGTGTCTGCCTTTGGCGGCGTGATCATCGCGAACAGAACCATTGACCTGGGCACGGCCGAAGAACTGAACAAGCTGTTTTTCGAGGTGCTCATCGCCCCGGAGTATGATGCCGACGCGCTGGAAGTGCTGCGCTCGAAGAAAAACCGCATCCTGCTGAAGCAGAAGGAGGTGGAATTGCCGAAGAAGCTGTTCAAAACCCTGCTGAACGGCGTGATTGAGCAGGACAAGGACCTGGCCACAGAGACAGAAGCCGATTTCAAAACCGCCACGAAGCGCGAGCCGACGGCCCAGGAGAAAAAAGCGCTGGTGTTTGCCGCCAAGGTCTGCAAGCACACCAAGTCGAACACCATTGTGCTGGCCACCGACAAGATGATGTACGCCAGTGGCGTGGGACAGACCTCCCGCGTGGATGCCCTGCGCCAGGCCATCGAGAAAGCCCGCAGTTTCGGCTTTGACCTGAGCCAGACGGTAATGGCCTCCGACGCGTTCTTCCCCTTCCCGGACTGCGTGGAGATTGCGGACCAGGCGGGCATCAAAGCCGTGGTGCAGCCCGGCGGCTCCATCAAAGACCAGGACTCCATTGCCTACTGCGACGCACACAACATGGCGATGGTGATGACAGGCGTGCGCCACTTCAAGCATTAA
- a CDS encoding 2Fe-2S iron-sulfur cluster-binding protein, with the protein MKVVNITFKFADGSPDETHPAVEGESVLDVALNNDIKLQHNCGGVCGCSTCHVYVEAGMDDLPEISDKEEDYIDRAVDPRINSRLGCQCVVQGNEDIVVTIPEQDFLGH; encoded by the coding sequence ATGAAAGTTGTAAATATAACCTTTAAGTTTGCTGATGGCTCCCCGGACGAGACGCACCCTGCCGTGGAGGGGGAGTCGGTGCTGGACGTGGCCCTCAACAACGATATAAAACTGCAGCACAACTGCGGCGGCGTGTGCGGCTGCAGCACGTGCCACGTATACGTGGAGGCTGGCATGGACGACCTGCCGGAGATATCCGACAAAGAAGAAGACTACATCGACCGTGCCGTGGACCCGCGCATCAACTCCCGCCTGGGCTGCCAGTGCGTGGTGCAGGGCAACGAAGACATTGTGGTGACCATTCCCGAGCAGGACTTCCTGGGGCACTAA
- a CDS encoding phytanoyl-CoA dioxygenase family protein → MKQALDKGQIEQFIQHGYVRLDNAFPRSLAEEGRNILWKDTGCNPDDPATWTQPVVRLGDYTQEPFDKAVNTPLLHAAFDQLVGAGRWLPRHSLGTFPVRFPSADDPGDAGWHVDASFPGADPADVFSARVNINSKGRALLMLFLFSDVAEREAPTRIRAGSHLDVARLLAPHGAAGLSFMGLADQLYITAGRQEVLATGEAGTVYLCHPFLAHAAQAHHGQAPRFMAQPPLLPAGEFRLNRSDAAYSPMEIAIRKGIGLGE, encoded by the coding sequence ATGAAACAGGCGCTTGATAAAGGTCAGATAGAGCAATTCATACAGCACGGCTATGTAAGGCTCGATAACGCTTTCCCCCGCAGCCTGGCAGAGGAAGGACGCAACATCCTGTGGAAAGACACCGGCTGCAACCCCGACGACCCGGCAACCTGGACACAGCCCGTGGTGCGGCTCGGTGATTATACCCAAGAGCCTTTCGACAAAGCCGTGAACACGCCTTTGCTTCACGCTGCTTTCGATCAGTTGGTTGGCGCAGGAAGATGGCTTCCCCGCCATAGCCTCGGTACGTTCCCCGTTCGCTTTCCGAGCGCGGATGATCCGGGAGATGCCGGCTGGCATGTGGACGCGAGTTTTCCGGGGGCAGACCCGGCTGATGTTTTCTCGGCGCGGGTGAACATAAACTCGAAAGGGAGGGCGCTGCTGATGCTGTTCCTTTTCTCGGATGTAGCGGAGCGGGAGGCGCCCACCCGCATCCGGGCAGGCTCGCACCTGGATGTGGCCCGCCTCCTGGCCCCGCACGGAGCCGCAGGCCTGTCGTTTATGGGGCTGGCCGACCAGCTATATATAACCGCCGGCAGGCAGGAGGTACTGGCCACCGGCGAGGCAGGCACCGTTTACCTGTGTCATCCCTTTCTGGCGCACGCAGCGCAGGCGCACCACGGCCAAGCGCCCCGGTTCATGGCGCAGCCCCCGCTTCTTCCGGCGGGAGAATTTAGGCTTAACCGGTCAGACGCCGCTTACTCACCCATGGAAATAGCCATCCGGAAGGGAATCGGGTTAGGAGAGTGA
- a CDS encoding PaaI family thioesterase, translating to MSRQPDHAAAFRALVLSPAKFRLFLLGRLPMAYMAGLRVTDLSGEHATVRVPYKYLNKNPFQSIHFACLSMAAELSTGVLCMMQVYKADPAISMLVVHMEADFTKKAVGNITFTCHDGKAIAEAVERTKATGQGVTVVATSIGVDESGDQVASFRYTWSLKAKRQ from the coding sequence ATGTCCCGCCAGCCAGACCATGCCGCCGCTTTCCGTGCCCTGGTGCTATCCCCGGCAAAGTTCCGGCTGTTTCTGCTGGGCCGGCTGCCCATGGCCTATATGGCGGGGCTGCGCGTAACGGACCTGAGCGGGGAGCACGCCACGGTGCGGGTGCCTTATAAATATCTCAACAAAAATCCCTTCCAGTCTATTCACTTCGCCTGCCTCAGCATGGCCGCCGAACTCTCAACGGGCGTGCTGTGCATGATGCAGGTATATAAAGCAGATCCGGCTATCTCCATGCTGGTGGTGCATATGGAGGCTGATTTCACAAAGAAAGCCGTAGGCAACATCACCTTCACCTGCCACGATGGCAAGGCCATCGCCGAGGCCGTTGAGCGGACAAAGGCAACCGGGCAAGGTGTGACGGTGGTAGCCACCAGCATCGGCGTGGACGAGAGCGGCGACCAGGTGGCCTCCTTCCGTTACACCTGGTCGCTGAAGGCGAAGCGGCAATAG
- a CDS encoding Fur family transcriptional regulator: MENLHSNVMQKAQELLQQYMLRKTNCRLEVLALLLQHNHALAHSDIERQLGDRYDRVTLYRTLHSFEEKGLVHSINDVSGVVKYALCQEACSQHQHHDNHIHFNCTSCGQTFCLNEVNVPAPALPAGYRVQSLHFSARGICRACAAAA; the protein is encoded by the coding sequence ATGGAAAACCTACACAGCAACGTAATGCAGAAGGCACAAGAGTTGCTGCAGCAGTACATGCTCCGCAAAACCAACTGCCGGTTAGAGGTGCTGGCGCTGCTGCTGCAGCACAACCACGCGCTGGCCCACTCCGACATAGAGCGGCAACTCGGAGACAGATATGACCGCGTCACGCTCTACCGCACGCTGCACTCATTCGAGGAAAAGGGGCTGGTGCACAGCATCAACGACGTGAGCGGGGTAGTGAAATACGCGCTTTGCCAGGAGGCCTGCAGCCAGCACCAGCACCACGACAACCATATACACTTCAACTGCACGTCCTGCGGCCAGACCTTCTGCCTGAACGAGGTGAACGTGCCCGCCCCCGCTTTGCCGGCGGGCTACAGGGTGCAGAGCCTGCACTTTTCGGCGCGGGGCATCTGCCGCGCCTGCGCCGCCGCGGCCTAA
- a CDS encoding Rossmann-like and DUF2520 domain-containing protein: MNSSEKKRIAVIGAGNVAWHLAPALAAAGHTVTAIYSRSPASREALARLLPAAQPIYSLDLLEMAVEVVLIAVPDAALAGVAAALKVAPGTVVAHTSGSQPLALLQPIQGAHIGVLYPLQTFSKSKPVDFAGVPLLVEAQDAETLRQLEMLAQSISSKAYRVPSEARRQLHLAAVFACNFTNHLLGISEQLLQEANLPKELLQPLIAETIEKASRQDPFSVQTGPAVRGDDNVLQAHLQMLQPYPRYQAIYRQLSQSIQAQASGEANQFNLKDGSPV, from the coding sequence ATGAATTCATCTGAGAAGAAACGCATTGCCGTGATAGGGGCGGGCAACGTGGCCTGGCACCTGGCGCCCGCGCTCGCCGCCGCAGGACACACCGTCACAGCCATATATAGCCGCAGCCCCGCCTCGCGCGAGGCGCTGGCCCGACTCCTGCCAGCGGCGCAGCCCATATATAGCCTCGACCTGCTGGAGATGGCCGTAGAGGTGGTGCTGATTGCCGTGCCGGACGCCGCCCTGGCCGGGGTAGCCGCCGCCCTGAAGGTGGCGCCCGGCACGGTGGTGGCGCATACCTCCGGCTCGCAGCCGCTGGCGCTGCTTCAGCCAATTCAGGGAGCCCACATAGGCGTGTTGTACCCGCTGCAGACGTTTTCCAAATCCAAGCCCGTGGACTTTGCCGGTGTGCCGCTGCTGGTGGAGGCGCAGGATGCGGAAACGTTGCGGCAACTGGAAATGCTGGCCCAAAGCATCAGCAGCAAGGCGTATAGGGTTCCGTCCGAAGCCAGGAGGCAACTGCACTTGGCGGCGGTGTTTGCCTGCAATTTCACCAACCATTTGCTGGGCATCAGCGAGCAACTGCTGCAGGAGGCGAACCTGCCAAAGGAGTTGCTGCAGCCCCTGATAGCAGAAACCATTGAGAAAGCCTCCCGGCAAGACCCTTTTTCGGTGCAGACGGGCCCGGCCGTGCGCGGAGATGACAATGTGCTGCAGGCGCACCTGCAAATGCTGCAGCCGTACCCCCGCTACCAGGCTATATATAGGCAACTGTCCCAAAGCATACAGGCGCAGGCATCGGGTGAGGCAAATCAATTTAACCTAAAGGACGGTTCTCCTGTTTAA
- a CDS encoding KdsC family phosphatase, translating into MSITQTDLTRINTFIFDVDGVLTDGLLYCFADGEQVRAFNIKDGFAIKHAISQGYRVAVISGKDEPGVRKRLKQLGIEDMYLGSEEKVDTFEDYIYMQGIHPATVAYMGDDMPDFEVMQRCGLRACPADAADDIKEISTFVSTKKGGRGAARELIEQIMKAQDTW; encoded by the coding sequence ATGTCCATTACCCAGACAGATTTAACCCGCATCAACACGTTTATTTTTGATGTGGACGGCGTGCTGACCGACGGCCTGCTGTATTGCTTCGCGGACGGGGAGCAGGTGCGGGCCTTCAACATCAAAGACGGCTTCGCCATCAAGCACGCTATCAGCCAGGGCTACCGCGTGGCGGTCATCTCCGGCAAAGACGAGCCGGGCGTGCGCAAGCGCCTCAAGCAGCTCGGCATCGAGGACATGTACCTGGGCAGCGAGGAAAAGGTGGACACCTTCGAGGATTATATATACATGCAGGGCATCCACCCGGCCACGGTAGCCTATATGGGCGACGACATGCCGGACTTCGAGGTGATGCAGCGCTGCGGGCTGCGCGCCTGCCCCGCCGACGCCGCCGATGACATCAAAGAGATCAGCACCTTCGTCTCCACCAAAAAAGGCGGCCGGGGCGCCGCGCGGGAGCTGATTGAGCAGATTATGAAGGCGCAGGACACGTGGTAA
- a CDS encoding rod shape-determining protein, protein MGLFNFLTSDIAIDLGTANTLIIHNDKIVVDEPSIIAVDRTTGKVLAIGRQAMQMHEKTHENIKTIRPLKDGVIADFHAAEEMIRGMIKMIDTGRRLFQPSHRMVICIPSGITEVEKRAVRDSAQHAGAKEVWMIQEPMAAAIGIGIDVEQPIGSMIVDIGGGTTEIAVVALSGIVCDQSIRIAGDVFTKDILDYMRRQHNLLIGERSAEKIKIEVGAALTEIENPPADYEIRGRDLMTGIPKVIKVTYQEIAIALDKSVSKIEEAVLKALEIAPPELSADIYDNGIHLTGGGALLRGLDKRLAAKTKLPIHIAEDPLRAVVRGTGAAIKNIEGFKNVLLT, encoded by the coding sequence ATGGGACTATTCAACTTCTTAACCAGTGATATAGCGATTGACCTTGGTACTGCCAATACCCTGATCATACATAACGATAAAATAGTTGTAGACGAACCTTCCATCATCGCAGTAGACCGCACCACGGGCAAAGTGCTCGCCATCGGCCGCCAGGCGATGCAGATGCACGAAAAAACCCACGAGAACATCAAGACCATCCGCCCGCTGAAAGACGGGGTGATCGCCGACTTCCACGCGGCCGAGGAGATGATACGGGGCATGATCAAGATGATCGACACGGGCCGCCGCCTGTTCCAGCCGTCGCACCGCATGGTGATTTGCATTCCTTCGGGCATCACGGAGGTGGAGAAGCGCGCGGTGCGCGACTCGGCCCAGCATGCCGGCGCCAAGGAGGTGTGGATGATTCAGGAACCCATGGCCGCGGCCATTGGCATCGGCATTGACGTGGAGCAGCCCATCGGCTCTATGATTGTGGACATCGGCGGGGGTACCACCGAGATTGCCGTGGTGGCGCTCTCGGGTATTGTCTGCGACCAGTCCATCCGCATTGCGGGCGACGTGTTCACCAAGGACATCCTGGACTATATGCGCCGCCAGCACAACCTGCTGATAGGCGAGCGCTCTGCCGAGAAGATCAAGATTGAAGTGGGCGCGGCCCTCACCGAGATCGAGAACCCGCCTGCCGACTACGAAATACGCGGACGCGACCTGATGACAGGCATCCCGAAGGTAATCAAGGTCACCTACCAGGAAATCGCCATCGCGCTGGATAAGTCTGTTTCTAAGATTGAAGAGGCCGTGCTGAAGGCCCTGGAGATTGCCCCGCCCGAGCTTTCTGCCGACATATATGACAACGGCATCCACCTGACGGGCGGCGGCGCGCTGCTGCGCGGCCTGGACAAGCGCCTGGCCGCCAAAACGAAGCTGCCCATCCACATTGCCGAGGACCCATTAAGAGCCGTGGTGCGGGGCACAGGGGCCGCCATCAAGAACATCGAAGGATTTAAGAACGTGCTGCTGACGTAA
- the iscX gene encoding Fe-S cluster assembly protein IscX encodes MNKSYEPPIHWNDYEDIAMALYEKFGDDFTESKIYRIRFTELLDWVLSLPNFEGTREQANEGHLEQIQSAWVYEWRDNQD; translated from the coding sequence ATGAACAAGAGCTACGAGCCCCCCATCCACTGGAACGATTACGAAGACATCGCGATGGCGCTGTACGAGAAGTTCGGCGACGACTTCACCGAATCCAAGATATACCGCATCCGCTTCACCGAACTGCTGGACTGGGTGCTGTCGCTGCCTAATTTTGAGGGCACACGCGAGCAAGCCAACGAAGGCCACCTCGAGCAAATCCAGTCGGCCTGGGTATATGAGTGGCGCGACAACCAGGACTAA
- a CDS encoding geranylgeranylglycerol-phosphate geranylgeranyltransferase — MKPFLTLIRAQNLLMVVLSQALVQACLLSVGVRWAKVLEPGFLALTLSTVCIAAAGYIINDYYDVKIDAINKPDRLLVGRIIRRRRAMFAHLVLSLIGVVMGALLLVRVGLINLGAVLLLWGYSARLKKLPLIGNIAIALLSASMLLVVAVYAGMLNMTTLGYALFAFLISLIREIIKDIEDMKGDATFECRTLPILLGMRGAKYVLYPLLALFMALLVASVLHPSTPQLFDVYMLVLVLAPSVWMAVKLARADRKADFTYLSNLNKLIMLLGILSMLLV, encoded by the coding sequence ATGAAGCCCTTTTTAACTCTGATACGCGCCCAGAACCTGCTGATGGTTGTGCTGAGCCAGGCGCTGGTGCAGGCCTGTCTGCTGTCAGTGGGGGTGAGGTGGGCAAAGGTGCTGGAGCCGGGCTTTCTGGCCCTTACCCTCTCCACGGTGTGCATCGCGGCGGCAGGCTATATCATCAACGACTACTACGATGTGAAAATCGACGCCATCAACAAGCCGGACCGGCTGCTGGTGGGGCGCATCATCCGCAGGCGGCGGGCCATGTTCGCCCACCTGGTGCTGTCGCTCATTGGCGTCGTGATGGGGGCGTTGCTGCTGGTGCGGGTGGGGCTGATCAACCTGGGGGCGGTGCTGCTGCTGTGGGGCTACTCGGCGCGGCTGAAGAAACTGCCGCTCATCGGCAACATCGCCATCGCGCTGCTGTCGGCGTCTATGCTGCTGGTGGTGGCCGTGTATGCCGGTATGCTGAACATGACCACGCTGGGTTATGCCCTGTTCGCCTTTCTCATCTCGCTCATCCGGGAAATCATCAAAGACATAGAGGATATGAAAGGCGACGCCACCTTCGAGTGCCGCACGCTGCCCATTTTGTTGGGGATGCGGGGTGCCAAATACGTGCTTTACCCGCTCCTCGCGCTTTTCATGGCCCTGCTGGTTGCCAGCGTGCTGCACCCCTCCACGCCGCAGCTGTTCGACGTATATATGCTGGTGCTGGTGCTGGCTCCCAGCGTCTGGATGGCGGTGAAACTGGCGCGCGCCGACCGCAAGGCAGACTTCACGTACCTGAGCAACCTGAACAAACTCATCATGCTGCTGGGCATCCTGTCGATGCTGCTGGTGTAA
- a CDS encoding galactosamine-6-phosphate isomerase, which translates to MNIQHFRDYEAMSVAAAQMVYASIQAKPDLLLCAATGNSPTGLYLQLQKYYAESREDFQDLRVLKLDEWGWLHAAHPATCEYYLQRYLIRPLGISKERYFGFDANTKNPEQECARVQAILAANQPIGICILGMGVNGHMGLNEPAAQLIDHCHVAQLAATTLHHDMVSDLETKPAYGLTLGVKDILAAQHIILLVAGAGKEKATQELLSGRITNEYPATHLWAHQKVDCLVVG; encoded by the coding sequence ATGAACATCCAACACTTCAGGGATTATGAGGCCATGAGCGTTGCCGCTGCCCAAATGGTTTATGCGTCCATCCAAGCCAAACCCGACCTGCTGCTTTGCGCTGCAACTGGCAATTCGCCCACAGGCCTCTACCTGCAGCTGCAAAAGTACTATGCGGAAAGCAGGGAGGACTTCCAGGATTTGCGTGTGCTAAAGCTGGATGAGTGGGGCTGGCTCCACGCAGCGCATCCCGCCACCTGCGAATATTATCTGCAGAGATACCTTATCCGGCCGCTGGGCATAAGTAAGGAGCGGTATTTTGGATTTGATGCCAACACGAAAAACCCTGAGCAGGAGTGCGCAAGGGTGCAGGCCATACTGGCAGCGAATCAGCCAATCGGTATCTGCATTCTGGGCATGGGGGTGAACGGGCATATGGGGCTTAATGAACCCGCCGCGCAGCTGATTGACCACTGCCATGTGGCGCAGCTGGCTGCCACCACGCTCCACCACGACATGGTATCCGATCTGGAGACGAAGCCGGCATATGGCCTTACCCTGGGCGTAAAAGATATTCTGGCTGCCCAGCATATCATCCTGCTGGTGGCAGGTGCAGGCAAGGAAAAGGCAACACAGGAACTACTTTCAGGAAGGATTACGAACGAATACCCGGCAACGCATCTTTGGGCACATCAGAAAGTTGACTGCCTGGTGGTGGGATAA
- a CDS encoding type II toxin-antitoxin system PemK/MazF family toxin, with the protein MKQGEIWLLNLDPTVGAEIKKTRPAIVVIDNALGKLPLKIIVPLTDWKDRYAIAPWMVKITPDKTNNLSKPSAADCFQVRSLSELRFVKKVGKRKSVGRDKVRIS; encoded by the coding sequence ATGAAGCAAGGTGAGATATGGCTGCTTAACCTGGACCCAACAGTCGGTGCTGAAATCAAAAAGACAAGACCAGCCATTGTCGTCATTGACAATGCTTTAGGCAAATTGCCCTTAAAAATAATCGTTCCGCTCACGGACTGGAAAGACAGGTATGCTATTGCGCCGTGGATGGTGAAAATAACACCTGATAAAACCAATAACCTTTCCAAGCCATCCGCAGCAGACTGTTTCCAGGTGCGCTCCTTGTCAGAACTCCGCTTCGTCAAAAAAGTGGGTAAGCGCAAATCAGTTGGAAGAGATAAAGTCCGGATTAGCTAA
- a CDS encoding Gfo/Idh/MocA family protein: MEKKVGVGLIGSQFISTIHAEALKRVADAEVLAVMSPTEGNARKFAEKFNIPNQFTNLDDMLAMDELDMIVIGAPNYLHCDITLKIAEAGKHVVVEKPLCMNLEEADRMIAACKKANVKLMYAEELCFTPKYVRLKGLLDEGALGRPVLFKQSEKHDGPHADHFWDVERSGGGVTMDMGCHGIQFFRWLHPGVPIKSVYAQMSTTVHQAKTKGDDNAIVILEFEDGVVAMMEESWTKLGGMDDRAEIHGTEGVAYADVLQGNSIQTYSNRGVGYAVEKAGNTVGWSFTMYEEIWNYGFPQEFEHFVDCVKNDRQPLVTGEDGKAVLEVIFAAYESAGTGRKVALPFKTDAEKPIRLWKN; encoded by the coding sequence ATGGAAAAGAAAGTAGGTGTGGGCCTGATTGGTTCGCAGTTTATTTCAACAATTCATGCGGAAGCCTTGAAAAGAGTGGCTGATGCCGAGGTGCTGGCCGTCATGTCCCCTACAGAGGGAAACGCCAGAAAGTTCGCGGAGAAATTCAACATTCCCAACCAATTTACCAACCTGGACGACATGCTGGCCATGGACGAACTGGATATGATTGTGATTGGGGCCCCCAACTACCTCCACTGCGACATCACCCTGAAAATAGCCGAAGCAGGAAAGCATGTGGTGGTTGAAAAACCGCTTTGCATGAACCTGGAGGAAGCCGACCGGATGATAGCGGCCTGCAAAAAGGCCAATGTAAAGCTGATGTACGCGGAAGAACTCTGCTTCACGCCAAAATATGTACGCCTGAAAGGCCTGCTGGATGAAGGCGCGCTGGGCAGGCCGGTATTGTTTAAGCAGTCGGAAAAACACGATGGCCCGCACGCCGACCATTTCTGGGATGTGGAAAGATCTGGCGGCGGGGTTACCATGGACATGGGCTGCCACGGCATACAGTTTTTCCGGTGGCTGCACCCGGGTGTGCCCATTAAGTCTGTATATGCACAAATGAGCACGACGGTACACCAGGCGAAAACCAAGGGAGACGATAACGCCATTGTGATTCTGGAGTTTGAGGACGGGGTGGTGGCCATGATGGAAGAAAGCTGGACAAAGCTGGGCGGTATGGACGACAGGGCCGAGATACACGGCACGGAAGGCGTGGCCTATGCCGATGTACTGCAGGGCAACTCCATCCAGACCTACAGCAACAGGGGCGTGGGCTACGCAGTAGAAAAGGCAGGGAACACCGTGGGCTGGAGCTTTACCATGTATGAGGAAATCTGGAATTACGGTTTTCCGCAGGAGTTCGAGCATTTCGTGGACTGCGTGAAAAACGACAGGCAGCCGCTGGTAACCGGAGAGGACGGCAAAGCCGTGCTGGAAGTGATTTTCGCCGCCTACGAATCAGCCGGAACGGGAAGAAAAGTAGCATTGCCTTTTAAAACCGATGCTGAAAAACCCATCCGGCTTTGGAAAAATTAA
- the purN gene encoding phosphoribosylglycinamide formyltransferase, translated as MKRPDKKNIVIFASGSGSNAQRLLEHFEHHPSIRVAALFSNNPKAYALERAETYRVPAFLFNREDFYHSDKVLEQLRQFEPDLIVLAGFLWLVPQNLLRAFPNRIINIHPALLPQYGGKGMHGRHVHAAVVQAGEPESGITIHYINEEYDKGTFILQERCPVLPGDTPEALAARVLQLEHRHLPLVVEQLLTEQDQQEKKD; from the coding sequence TTGAAACGACCAGACAAGAAAAATATAGTCATCTTCGCCTCGGGTTCGGGGAGCAACGCCCAGCGCCTGCTGGAGCACTTTGAGCACCACCCCAGTATTCGTGTGGCCGCCCTGTTCTCCAATAACCCGAAAGCCTATGCCCTCGAAAGAGCCGAGACCTACCGCGTCCCGGCTTTTTTGTTTAACAGGGAAGACTTCTACCACTCCGACAAGGTGCTGGAGCAGCTACGGCAGTTCGAGCCCGACCTGATTGTGCTGGCCGGTTTTCTGTGGCTGGTGCCCCAAAACCTGCTCCGGGCGTTCCCCAACCGTATCATCAACATACACCCGGCGCTGCTGCCCCAATACGGTGGCAAGGGCATGCACGGCCGGCATGTACATGCGGCTGTGGTGCAGGCGGGCGAGCCCGAGTCGGGCATCACCATCCACTATATAAACGAGGAGTATGACAAAGGCACGTTCATCCTGCAGGAGCGCTGCCCGGTGCTCCCCGGCGACACACCCGAGGCCCTGGCCGCCCGCGTACTGCAACTGGAGCACCGGCACCTGCCGCTGGTGGTAGAGCAGCTGCTGACAGAGCAGGATCAACAGGAAAAGAAAGACTAA